In Salmonella enterica subsp. enterica serovar Typhimurium str. LT2, a single window of DNA contains:
- the uhpC gene encoding regulator of uhpT expression (membrane protein; regulatory protein UHPC. (SW:UHPC_SALTY)) — protein MLSFLKAPANAPLITDKHEVDARYRYWRRHILITIWLGYALFYFTRKSFNAAAPEILASGILTRSDIGLLATLFYITYGVSKFVSGIVSDRSNARYFMGIGLIATGVVNILFGFSTSLWAFALLWALNAFFQGFGSPVCARLLTAWYSRTERGGWWALWNTAHNVGGALIPLVMAAVALHYGWRVGMMVAGLLAIGVGMVLCWRLRDRPQAIGLPPVGDWRHDALEVAQQQEGAGLSRKEILAKYVLLNPYIWLLSLCYVLVYVVRAAINDWGNLYMSETLGVDLVTANTAVSMFELGGFIGALVAGWGSDKLFNGNRGPMNLIFAAGILLSVGSLWLMPFASYVMQAACFFTTGFFVFGPQMLIGMAAAECSHKEAAGAATGFVGLFAYLGASLSGWPLAKVLEIWHWTGFFAVIAIAAGISALLLLPFLNAQAPRETHEA, from the coding sequence ATGCTTTCGTTTTTAAAAGCCCCGGCCAACGCGCCGCTCATCACCGATAAGCACGAGGTTGACGCCCGCTATCGCTACTGGCGGCGGCATATCCTGATCACCATTTGGTTGGGTTACGCGCTGTTCTATTTCACCCGTAAAAGCTTTAACGCCGCCGCGCCGGAAATCCTTGCCAGCGGCATTCTGACCCGCAGCGATATCGGCCTGCTGGCGACGCTGTTTTACATCACCTACGGGGTGTCGAAATTTGTCTCCGGCATCGTTAGCGATCGCTCTAACGCTCGCTATTTTATGGGCATCGGGCTGATTGCGACTGGCGTAGTGAATATTCTGTTCGGCTTCTCGACCTCGCTGTGGGCCTTTGCTCTGCTATGGGCGCTGAACGCCTTTTTCCAGGGGTTTGGATCGCCGGTTTGCGCCCGTTTGCTGACTGCCTGGTACTCGCGTACCGAGCGCGGCGGCTGGTGGGCGTTATGGAATACCGCGCACAATGTCGGCGGGGCGCTGATCCCTCTCGTTATGGCCGCTGTCGCCCTGCATTATGGCTGGCGCGTCGGAATGATGGTGGCCGGGTTGCTTGCCATCGGGGTGGGCATGGTCCTCTGCTGGCGGCTGCGCGACCGTCCGCAGGCGATTGGTTTACCGCCGGTAGGCGACTGGCGGCACGATGCGCTGGAGGTCGCCCAACAGCAAGAGGGCGCGGGGCTAAGTCGCAAAGAAATCCTCGCTAAATATGTGCTGTTGAATCCCTATATCTGGCTGCTTTCGTTGTGTTATGTCTTAGTGTACGTGGTGCGCGCGGCGATCAACGACTGGGGCAACCTGTATATGTCCGAGACGCTGGGCGTAGATTTGGTCACGGCCAACACGGCAGTATCGATGTTTGAGCTGGGTGGATTTATCGGTGCGCTGGTGGCGGGCTGGGGCTCGGACAAACTCTTCAACGGCAACCGCGGACCGATGAATTTAATCTTCGCCGCCGGGATTTTGCTCTCTGTGGGTTCGCTGTGGCTGATGCCGTTCGCCAGCTACGTGATGCAGGCGGCCTGTTTCTTCACCACCGGTTTCTTTGTCTTCGGCCCGCAGATGCTCATTGGCATGGCGGCGGCGGAGTGCTCGCATAAAGAGGCGGCGGGCGCGGCCACCGGCTTTGTCGGCCTGTTCGCCTATCTCGGCGCGTCGCTTTCCGGCTGGCCGTTAGCGAAAGTGCTGGAGATCTGGCACTGGACCGGTTTTTTTGCGGTCATCGCCATCGCGGCGGGGATCTCCGCGCTATTGCTGTTGCCATTTCTGAACGCTCAGGCCCCACGCGAGACCCACGAAGCGTGA
- the uhpB gene encoding sensory histidine kinase in two-component regulatory sytem with UhpA (sensor protein UHPB. (SW:UHPB_SALTY)): protein MNTFFSRLITVVACFFIFSAAWFCLWSISLHLVERPELAALLFPFGLRLGLMLQCPRGYWPVLLGAEWLLVYWLAQEVALAHLPLLMIGSVLTLLPVALTSRYRHQRDWRTLLLQGAALTAAALLQSLPWLGQGEEAWNALLLTLTGGLTLAPICLVFWHYLTSTTWLPLGPSLVSQPVNWRGRHLIWYLLLFIVSLWLQLGLPAELSRFTPFCLALPIIALAWHYGWQGALIATLMNAIALIASQTWHDHPVDLLLSLLAQSLTGLLLGAGIQRLRELNQSLQKELARNHRLAERLLETEESVRRDVARELHDDIGQTITAIRTQAGIVQRLAADNGGVKQSGQLIEQLSLGVYDAVRRLLGRLRPRQLDDLTLAQAIRSLLREMELESRGIVSHLDWRIDETALSESQRVTLFRVCQEGLNNIVKHANASAVTLQGWQQDERLMLVIEDDGSGLPPGSHQQGFGLTGMRERVSALGGTLTISCTHGTRVSVSLPQRYV, encoded by the coding sequence ATGAACACCTTTTTTTCCCGTTTAATCACCGTTGTTGCCTGCTTTTTTATCTTCTCCGCCGCGTGGTTCTGCCTGTGGAGTATCAGCCTGCATCTGGTAGAGCGCCCGGAGCTGGCGGCGCTACTCTTTCCCTTCGGCCTGCGCCTGGGACTTATGCTGCAATGCCCGCGCGGATACTGGCCAGTATTGCTGGGCGCGGAGTGGCTGCTGGTGTACTGGTTGGCGCAGGAAGTTGCGTTGGCCCATCTGCCGCTTTTGATGATCGGTAGTGTGTTGACGCTACTGCCCGTGGCGCTGACTTCGCGTTACCGCCATCAGCGCGACTGGCGCACGTTATTGCTTCAGGGCGCGGCCCTCACCGCCGCGGCGCTACTGCAATCCCTGCCCTGGCTGGGGCAGGGGGAAGAGGCATGGAACGCGCTACTGCTGACCCTCACGGGTGGTCTGACGCTGGCCCCCATCTGCCTGGTTTTCTGGCACTATCTCACCAGCACTACCTGGCTGCCGCTGGGACCATCGCTGGTATCGCAGCCGGTAAACTGGCGCGGGCGGCATCTGATCTGGTATCTGCTGCTGTTTATCGTCAGTCTGTGGCTGCAACTGGGTTTACCTGCTGAACTTTCGCGCTTTACGCCGTTCTGCCTGGCGTTGCCGATTATCGCGCTCGCCTGGCATTATGGCTGGCAGGGCGCGCTCATTGCCACACTGATGAACGCTATCGCGCTGATCGCCAGCCAGACCTGGCACGATCATCCCGTCGATTTATTACTTTCGCTGTTGGCGCAAAGCCTGACCGGGCTACTGCTTGGCGCGGGCATTCAGCGTCTGCGCGAGCTGAACCAGTCGTTGCAAAAGGAGCTGGCGCGCAACCATCGGCTGGCGGAGCGTCTTCTGGAGACCGAAGAGAGCGTGCGGCGCGATGTTGCGCGTGAGCTGCACGATGACATCGGGCAGACCATCACCGCGATTCGTACCCAGGCGGGCATTGTGCAACGACTGGCGGCGGATAACGGCGGCGTGAAGCAGAGCGGGCAACTTATCGAGCAGCTTTCGCTGGGCGTGTATGACGCGGTGCGTCGCCTGCTGGGGCGCTTGCGCCCGCGCCAGTTAGACGACTTAACGCTGGCGCAGGCCATCCGTTCGCTGCTGCGCGAAATGGAGCTGGAAAGCCGCGGTATTGTCAGTCACCTCGACTGGCGAATTGACGAAACGGCGCTGAGTGAAAGTCAGCGCGTGACGCTGTTTCGCGTCTGTCAGGAAGGGCTGAATAACATCGTAAAACATGCCAATGCCAGCGCGGTGACGCTCCAGGGCTGGCAGCAGGATGAGCGGCTGATGCTGGTGATTGAGGATGACGGCAGCGGCCTGCCGCCGGGCTCTCACCAGCAGGGCTTCGGCCTGACCGGAATGCGCGAACGCGTGTCGGCGCTCGGCGGGACGCTAACCATCTCTTGTACCCACGGTACGCGGGTGAGCGTCTCGTTGCCCCAGCGTTACGTTTAA
- the uhpA gene encoding response regulator (repressor) in two-component regulatory system wtih UhpB (regulates uhpT operon; LuxR/UhpA family; transcriptional regulatory protein UHPA. (SW:UHPA_SALTY)), producing MITVALIDDHLIVRSGFAQLLGLEPDLQVVAEFGSGREALAGLPGRGVQVCICDISMPDISGLELLSQLPKGMATIVLSVHDSPALVEQALNAGARGFLSKRCSPDELIAAVHTVATGGCYLTPDIAVKLAAGRQDPLTKRERQVAEKLAQGMAVKEIAAELGLSPKTVHVHRANLLEKLGVSNDVELAHRMFDGW from the coding sequence ATGATCACCGTTGCCCTTATCGACGACCACCTTATCGTCCGCTCCGGCTTTGCACAGCTACTGGGGCTGGAACCTGATTTGCAGGTGGTCGCCGAATTTGGTTCCGGGCGCGAAGCGTTGGCAGGCTTACCGGGGCGCGGCGTACAGGTATGTATCTGCGATATCTCAATGCCGGATATTTCCGGACTGGAGCTGCTAAGCCAACTGCCAAAAGGGATGGCGACGATCGTGCTCTCGGTTCACGATAGCCCGGCGCTGGTGGAACAGGCGTTGAACGCCGGCGCGCGCGGTTTTCTCTCTAAACGCTGTAGTCCGGATGAACTGATCGCCGCGGTGCATACGGTGGCGACGGGCGGCTGCTATTTGACCCCCGATATTGCCGTGAAACTGGCGGCGGGTCGGCAAGATCCGCTGACCAAACGCGAGCGTCAGGTGGCGGAAAAACTCGCCCAGGGTATGGCGGTAAAAGAGATTGCCGCCGAGCTGGGGCTGTCGCCAAAAACGGTGCATGTCCATCGCGCGAATCTGCTGGAAAAATTAGGCGTCAGCAATGACGTTGAACTGGCGCATCGCATGTTTGACGGTTGGTAA
- a CDS encoding putative cytoplasmic protein, with protein sequence MTTRITLWRELFSEQPRILLENDDFTVTAFRYASGVEGLKIQNSRGHLVILPWMGQMIWDAQFDGHDLTMRNMFRQPKPAAEVVATYGCFAFHSGLLANGCPSPEDTHPLHGEMPCAAMDDAWLELEGDSLRVTGRYEYVMGFGHHYQAQPAVVMRKTSALFDIQMTVTNLASVAMPLQYMCHMNYAYVPNATFRQNIPDTALKLRESVPAHVKPTAQWLAFNQRLLQGEASLATLNEPDFYDPEIVFFADELDKYTDTPEFSMIAPDGTTFVTRFASAELNYMTRWILYNGDQQVAAFALPATCRPEGFLAAQRNGTLLQLEPQQTRTFTVTTGIV encoded by the coding sequence ATGACAACACGTATTACATTATGGCGGGAGCTTTTTAGCGAGCAGCCGCGTATCTTGCTGGAAAATGATGATTTTACGGTTACGGCGTTTCGTTACGCCAGCGGCGTGGAAGGACTGAAAATACAAAACAGCCGCGGTCATCTGGTGATTCTGCCCTGGATGGGGCAGATGATTTGGGACGCGCAGTTTGACGGTCATGATCTGACTATGCGCAACATGTTCCGCCAGCCGAAGCCGGCTGCGGAAGTGGTGGCAACGTATGGTTGCTTTGCTTTCCATTCCGGACTATTGGCGAATGGCTGCCCGTCACCAGAAGATACACATCCGCTGCACGGCGAGATGCCCTGCGCTGCCATGGACGACGCCTGGCTGGAGTTAGAGGGCGACAGTCTGCGCGTGACCGGGCGCTACGAGTATGTGATGGGGTTCGGTCATCATTATCAGGCGCAACCTGCGGTGGTAATGCGTAAAACAAGCGCGCTGTTTGATATTCAGATGACAGTGACTAACCTGGCTTCAGTCGCCATGCCGCTACAGTACATGTGCCACATGAACTATGCCTATGTGCCGAACGCCACGTTCCGTCAGAATATCCCGGATACCGCGCTGAAGCTACGCGAGTCGGTGCCGGCGCATGTCAAACCCACGGCGCAGTGGCTGGCGTTTAATCAACGACTTTTGCAGGGTGAAGCCTCGCTGGCAACGCTCAACGAGCCTGACTTTTACGACCCGGAAATCGTGTTCTTCGCCGATGAACTGGACAAGTACACGGATACCCCGGAATTCAGTATGATCGCCCCGGATGGCACCACGTTCGTGACACGTTTCGCCAGCGCGGAGCTAAATTACATGACCCGCTGGATTCTTTATAACGGCGATCAGCAGGTTGCCGCCTTTGCCCTGCCCGCGACCTGTCGGCCTGAAGGTTTTCTCGCGGCGCAGCGAAATGGAACCTTGCTTCAACTGGAACCGCAGCAAACCCGGACGTTCACCGTCACGACAGGCATTGTCTGA
- a CDS encoding putative L-fucose permease (similar to E. coli fucose permease (AAC75843.1); Blastp hit to AAC75843.1 (438 aa), 34% identity in aa 17 - 428): protein MNDKNIVQMPDGYLNKTPLFQFILLSCLFPLWGCAAALNDILITQFKSVFSLSNFASALVQSAFYGGYFLIAIPASLVIKKTSYKVAILIGLTLYIVGCTLFFPASHMATYTMFLAAIFAIAIGLSFLETAANTYSSMIGPKAYATLRLNISQTFYPIGAAAGILLGKYLVFSEGESLEKQMAGMNAEQVHNFKVLMLENTLEPYKYMIMVLVVVMVLFLLTRFPTCKVAQTASHKRPSALDTLRYLASNARFRRGIVAQFLYVGMQVAVWSFTIRLALELGDINERDASTFMVYSFACFFIGKFIANILMTRFNPEKVLILYSVIGALFLAYVALAPSFSAVYVAVLVSVLFGPCWATIYAGTLDTVDNEHTEMAGAVIVMAIVGAAVVPAIQGYVADMFHSLQLSFLVSMLCFVYVGVYFWRESKVRGNLAEVAAS, encoded by the coding sequence ATGAACGATAAAAACATCGTTCAGATGCCCGACGGGTATCTGAATAAGACACCTCTGTTCCAGTTTATTTTGTTATCCTGTTTATTCCCATTATGGGGATGCGCAGCCGCGTTAAATGATATTCTGATTACGCAATTTAAAAGTGTATTTTCGCTGAGCAACTTTGCTTCGGCATTAGTACAAAGCGCCTTTTATGGCGGTTATTTTTTAATTGCTATTCCGGCCTCGCTGGTCATTAAAAAAACCAGTTATAAAGTGGCGATACTTATCGGCCTGACGCTATACATTGTCGGCTGTACGCTCTTTTTCCCGGCGTCGCACATGGCGACCTACACCATGTTCCTCGCGGCGATTTTCGCCATTGCGATTGGCCTGAGTTTCCTGGAAACGGCGGCGAATACCTACAGTTCGATGATCGGGCCGAAAGCCTACGCCACGCTGCGGCTGAATATCAGCCAGACCTTTTATCCGATCGGCGCGGCGGCAGGCATTTTATTGGGTAAATATCTGGTCTTTTCCGAAGGGGAAAGCCTGGAAAAACAGATGGCGGGCATGAATGCCGAGCAGGTCCACAACTTCAAGGTGCTGATGCTGGAAAACACTCTGGAACCCTATAAGTACATGATTATGGTTCTGGTAGTGGTGATGGTACTGTTCCTGCTGACGCGTTTCCCGACCTGTAAAGTCGCGCAAACCGCGAGTCATAAACGCCCCTCGGCGCTGGATACGTTACGCTATCTCGCCAGCAACGCCCGTTTCCGTCGCGGTATTGTGGCGCAGTTCCTGTATGTGGGAATGCAGGTGGCGGTCTGGTCGTTCACTATCCGTCTGGCGCTGGAGTTAGGCGATATCAATGAGCGCGATGCCTCAACCTTTATGGTCTACAGCTTCGCCTGCTTTTTTATCGGCAAGTTTATCGCCAACATTCTGATGACACGCTTTAACCCGGAAAAAGTCCTGATCCTTTACTCTGTGATCGGCGCGCTGTTCCTGGCCTATGTGGCGCTGGCGCCCAGCTTTAGCGCGGTATACGTGGCGGTGCTGGTCAGTGTTCTGTTTGGCCCCTGCTGGGCGACCATTTATGCCGGAACGCTCGATACCGTCGATAACGAGCATACCGAAATGGCGGGGGCGGTGATCGTGATGGCGATTGTCGGCGCGGCGGTGGTTCCCGCGATTCAGGGCTACGTGGCGGACATGTTCCACTCGCTACAGCTCTCATTCCTGGTTTCCATGCTGTGCTTTGTTTACGTTGGCGTTTACTTCTGGCGCGAAAGCAAAGTGCGCGGCAACCTGGCTGAAGTCGCCGCGTCCTGA
- a CDS encoding putative sugar kinase (ribokinase family; similar to E. coli ribokinase (AAC76775.1); Blastp hit to AAC76775.1 (309 aa), 36% identity in aa 7 - 305) yields MDIAVIGSNMVDLITYTNQMPKEGETLEAPAFKIGCGGKGANQAVAAAKLNSKVLMLTKVGDDIFADNTIRNLESWGINTTYVEKVPCTSSGVAPIFVNANSSNSILIIKGANKFLSPEDIDRAAEDLKKCQLIVLQLEVQLETVYHAIEFGKKHGIEVLLNPAPALRELDMSYACKCDFFVPNETELEILTGMPVDTYDHIRAAARSLVDKGLNNIIVTMGEKGALWMTRDQEVHVPAFRVNAVDTSGAGDAFIGCFAHYYVQSGDVEAAMKKAVLFAAFSVTGKGTQSSYPSIEQFNEYLSLNE; encoded by the coding sequence ATGGATATCGCGGTTATTGGCTCTAACATGGTGGACCTTATCACCTACACCAACCAGATGCCCAAAGAAGGGGAAACTCTGGAAGCGCCGGCGTTTAAAATCGGCTGCGGCGGAAAAGGGGCGAACCAGGCCGTGGCGGCCGCTAAGCTCAATTCAAAAGTATTGATGTTGACCAAAGTGGGCGACGATATTTTTGCCGACAACACCATTCGTAATCTCGAATCCTGGGGGATCAATACGACGTATGTAGAAAAAGTACCGTGTACCAGCAGCGGCGTAGCGCCGATTTTCGTCAACGCCAACTCCAGCAACAGCATTCTGATCATCAAAGGCGCTAACAAGTTTCTCTCGCCGGAAGATATCGATCGCGCGGCGGAAGATTTAAAAAAATGCCAGCTTATTGTTCTGCAACTGGAAGTTCAGCTTGAAACGGTTTATCACGCAATAGAATTTGGCAAGAAACACGGGATTGAAGTGTTATTAAACCCTGCGCCAGCATTACGGGAATTAGATATGTCTTATGCCTGTAAATGCGATTTCTTTGTACCCAATGAAACCGAGCTGGAAATATTAACCGGTATGCCAGTGGATACCTATGACCATATTCGCGCAGCGGCACGTTCGCTGGTAGATAAAGGGCTGAACAATATTATTGTCACCATGGGTGAGAAAGGCGCGCTGTGGATGACGCGTGACCAGGAAGTCCATGTTCCGGCGTTTCGAGTGAACGCTGTCGATACCAGCGGCGCGGGCGATGCCTTTATCGGCTGTTTCGCGCATTACTACGTCCAGAGCGGGGATGTGGAAGCCGCCATGAAAAAAGCCGTTCTCTTTGCCGCTTTCAGCGTCACCGGGAAAGGCACCCAATCCTCTTATCCAAGTATTGAGCAATTTAATGAGTATCTTTCGTTGAACGAATAA
- a CDS encoding putative deoR family regulatory protein (similar to E. coli transcriptional repressor for deo operon, tsx, nupG (AAC73927.1); Blastp hit to AAC73927.1 (252 aa), 38% identity in aa 1 - 251) codes for METKQKERIRRLMELLKKTDRIHLKDAARMLEVSVMTIRRDLSQDDDPLPLTLLGGYIVMVNKPASSTNMPLPAKKTHHRDDLPVAILAAGLVRENDLVFFDNGPEMPLVISMIPDDITFTGICYSHRVFIALNEKPNATAILCGGTYRAKSDAFYDANNPSALDSLNPRKVFISASGVHEHFGVSWFNPDDLAAKRKAMERGLRKILLARHALFDEVAPASIGPLSAFDVLISDRPLPTDYAVHCRNGSVKVITPDSESE; via the coding sequence ATGGAGACCAAGCAAAAAGAACGTATCCGACGCTTGATGGAGTTACTGAAAAAGACCGATCGAATCCATCTGAAAGACGCCGCGCGGATGCTGGAAGTTTCGGTGATGACCATTCGCCGCGATCTCAGCCAGGATGATGACCCTTTACCGCTGACGCTGCTCGGCGGCTATATCGTCATGGTAAATAAGCCTGCGTCTTCAACCAATATGCCGCTGCCGGCGAAAAAGACGCATCATCGGGACGACCTTCCCGTTGCGATCCTGGCCGCCGGCCTGGTGCGTGAAAACGATCTGGTTTTTTTTGATAACGGTCCGGAAATGCCATTAGTTATCAGCATGATACCGGATGATATTACCTTTACCGGGATTTGCTACTCGCATCGGGTATTTATCGCGCTGAATGAAAAGCCTAATGCCACGGCGATTCTGTGCGGCGGCACCTATCGGGCCAAGAGCGATGCCTTTTATGATGCCAATAATCCTTCGGCGCTGGATTCGCTCAATCCGCGCAAAGTGTTTATTTCCGCCAGCGGCGTACATGAACATTTTGGCGTGAGCTGGTTTAACCCGGATGATCTTGCCGCCAAACGTAAAGCGATGGAACGCGGTCTGCGCAAAATTTTGCTGGCGCGTCACGCCCTGTTTGATGAGGTCGCGCCTGCCAGCATTGGTCCGCTTTCTGCCTTTGATGTCCTGATTAGCGATCGCCCATTACCGACAGATTATGCCGTTCACTGTCGGAATGGTTCCGTCAAAGTCATCACGCCTGATTCGGAAAGTGAATAA
- the ilvN gene encoding acetolactate synthase I, small subunit (similar to E. coli acetolactate synthase I, valine sensitive, small subunit (AAC76693.1); Blastp hit to AAC76693.1 (96 aa), 90% identity in aa 1 - 96), whose amino-acid sequence MQKQSHDNVILELTVRNHPGVMTHVCGLFARRAFNVEGILCLPIQGSDQSRIWLLVNDDQRLEQMISQIDKLEDVAKVVRNQSDPTMFNKIAVFFE is encoded by the coding sequence ATGCAGAAACAATCACATGATAACGTTATTCTGGAGCTGACCGTTCGCAACCATCCTGGCGTGATGACCCACGTCTGCGGGCTGTTCGCCCGACGCGCTTTCAACGTTGAGGGTATTCTCTGTTTACCGATTCAGGGTAGCGATCAGAGCCGCATCTGGCTTCTGGTCAATGACGATCAGCGACTTGAACAGATGATCAGTCAGATCGATAAACTGGAAGACGTGGCGAAGGTGGTACGAAACCAGTCCGATCCCACCATGTTCAATAAAATTGCCGTCTTTTTTGAGTAA
- the ilvB gene encoding acetolactate synthase I, large subunit (valine sensitive; similar to E. coli acetolactate synthase I,valine-sensitive, large subunit (AAC76694.1); Blastp hit to AAC76694.1 (562 aa), 91% identity in aa 1 - 562) codes for MASSGTTSTPQRFTGAEFIVHFLERQGIRIVTGIPGGSILPVYDALSQSTQIRHILARHEQGAGFIAQGMARTEGKPAVCMACSGPGATNLVTAIADARLDSIPLICITGQVPASMIGTDAFQEVDTYGISIPITKHNYLVRNINELPQVMSDAFRLAQSGRPGPVWIDVPKDVQTATIELDALPSPAEKSPPPEFSAESIREAAAMINAAKRPVLYLGGGVINAPTRVRELAEKAQLPTTMTLMALGMLPKAHPLSLGMLGMHGARSTNFILQEADLLIVLGARFDDRAIGKTEQFCPNAKIIHVDIDRAELGKIKQPHVAIQADVDDVLAQLIPHIEAQPREAWHQLVADLQQEFPCSIPQENNPLSHYGLINAVAACVDDNAIITTDVGQHQMWTAQAYPLNRPRQWLTSGGLGTMGFGLPAAIGAALANPGNKVLCFSGDGSLMMNIQEMATASENQLDVKIILMNNDALGLVHQQQSLFYKQGVFAATYPGSINFMQIAAGFGLDTCDLNNEADPQAALQAIIRRPGPALIHVRIDAEEKVYPMVPPGAANTEMVGE; via the coding sequence ATGGCAAGTTCGGGCACAACATCTACACCTCAGCGCTTTACGGGCGCGGAATTTATTGTTCATTTTCTGGAGCGCCAGGGGATTCGTATCGTCACCGGCATTCCCGGCGGTTCGATCCTCCCCGTTTACGACGCGTTAAGCCAAAGTACGCAAATCCGTCATATTCTGGCGCGCCACGAACAAGGCGCGGGGTTTATTGCGCAGGGGATGGCGCGGACGGAGGGTAAACCTGCTGTTTGTATGGCCTGTAGCGGGCCGGGCGCGACCAATCTGGTCACGGCCATTGCCGATGCGCGCCTGGATTCTATTCCGTTAATCTGTATTACCGGGCAGGTTCCGGCGTCCATGATCGGTACTGACGCGTTTCAGGAAGTGGATACCTACGGTATCTCTATCCCCATCACCAAGCACAACTATCTGGTCAGAAATATCAATGAGTTGCCTCAGGTGATGAGCGATGCTTTTCGTCTGGCGCAGTCGGGGCGTCCCGGCCCGGTGTGGATAGACGTTCCTAAAGATGTGCAGACGGCGACAATTGAGCTGGATGCGTTGCCGTCGCCGGCGGAAAAATCACCCCCGCCGGAGTTTAGCGCGGAGAGTATCCGCGAGGCCGCCGCAATGATTAACGCGGCGAAGCGTCCGGTGCTGTATCTGGGCGGCGGCGTGATCAATGCGCCGACACGCGTGCGCGAACTGGCGGAAAAAGCGCAACTGCCGACGACAATGACCTTAATGGCGCTGGGAATGCTGCCTAAGGCGCATCCGCTGTCGTTAGGAATGCTGGGGATGCACGGCGCGCGCAGTACCAATTTTATTCTGCAAGAGGCCGATTTACTGATTGTTCTGGGCGCGCGTTTTGATGACCGGGCGATTGGCAAAACGGAGCAGTTTTGTCCGAACGCCAAAATCATCCATGTGGATATCGATCGCGCCGAGTTAGGCAAAATTAAGCAGCCGCATGTGGCTATTCAGGCGGATGTCGATGATGTACTGGCACAGTTAATTCCCCATATCGAGGCACAGCCGCGGGAAGCATGGCATCAGTTGGTGGCGGACTTGCAGCAAGAATTCCCTTGCAGTATTCCCCAGGAAAATAACCCGCTTAGTCACTATGGGCTGATTAACGCGGTCGCCGCCTGTGTGGACGACAACGCGATTATTACCACTGACGTAGGTCAGCATCAGATGTGGACCGCGCAGGCTTATCCGCTCAACCGTCCGCGTCAGTGGCTGACTTCCGGCGGGCTGGGCACCATGGGGTTTGGTCTGCCCGCGGCGATTGGCGCGGCGCTGGCGAATCCGGGCAACAAGGTGCTGTGTTTTTCCGGCGACGGTAGTTTGATGATGAATATTCAGGAGATGGCTACCGCCAGTGAAAACCAGTTGGATGTGAAAATCATCCTGATGAATAACGACGCGCTGGGACTGGTACATCAGCAACAGAGTCTGTTCTATAAACAGGGCGTTTTTGCGGCGACCTATCCGGGAAGCATCAACTTTATGCAGATTGCCGCCGGGTTTGGTCTGGACACCTGTGATTTGAATAACGAAGCCGATCCGCAGGCGGCGTTGCAGGCTATCATTCGTCGTCCTGGACCGGCGTTGATCCATGTGCGCATTGATGCAGAAGAAAAAGTGTATCCGATGGTGCCGCCGGGCGCGGCAAATACAGAGATGGTGGGGGAATAA
- the ivbL gene encoding ilvB operon leader peptide (similar to E. coli ilvB operon leader peptide (AAC76695.1); Blastp hit to AAC76695.1 (32 aa), 84% identity in aa 1 - 32) produces the protein MNPSMLNATLLTTAPSRAVVVVRVVVVVGNAP, from the coding sequence ATGAACCCTTCCATGCTGAACGCGACCCTACTAACAACTGCGCCATCTCGCGCAGTGGTCGTCGTGCGTGTGGTGGTGGTCGTCGGCAATGCGCCGTAG
- the ysdA gene encoding YsdA — MSTRTLFLAKGIACATAGNRQRKGTSAGSAPLNHRRRV; from the exons ATGTCAACACGCACACTATTCCTCGCAAAAGGGATCGCGTGCGCAACAGCTGGCAACAGGCAGCGGAAAGGTACGTCGGCTGGCAGTGCTCC CCTTAACCACAGGAGACGCGTATGA
- the ysdB gene encoding conserved protein in the LexA regulon, with amino-acid sequence MSVVDITILILKLIVAALQLLDAVLKYLK; translated from the coding sequence ATGAGCGTAGTGGATATCACCATTCTTATCCTGAAACTCATTGTTGCAGCACTGCAACTGCTTGATGCTGTTCTGAAATACCTTAAGTAA